The following proteins are encoded in a genomic region of Hirundo rustica isolate bHirRus1 chromosome 15, bHirRus1.pri.v3, whole genome shotgun sequence:
- the METTL9 gene encoding protein-L-histidine N-pros-methyltransferase isoform X3: protein MRLWLCWLGCYTLLLWVLRRTMWAGPARYLRSPLSRSLYVNMMGSHRQPAPGARENHQWYVCNTEQLSESLQPIFVQSYLDQGTQIFLNNSIEKSGWLFIQLYHSFVSSIFSLFMSRTSINGLLGRGSMFVFSPEQFQRLLKINPEWKSHRLLDLGAGDGEVTKVMSPHFEEIYATELSETMIWQLQKKKYRVLGINEWQNTGFQYDVISCLNLLDRCDQPLTVLKDIRSVLEPTRGRVILALVLPFHPYVENVGGKWEKPSEVLEIKGHTWEEQVNSLPEVFSKAGFAIEAFTRLPYLCEGDMYNDYYVLDDAVFVLRPV from the exons ATGAgactgtggctgtgctggctgggctgctacaccctgctcctctgggtGCTGAGGAGGACGATGTGGGCTGGCCCGGCCCGGTACCTGCGGAGCCCTTTATCCAGGTCCCTCTACGTGAATATGATGGGCAGCCACCGCCAGCCAGCCCCGGGCGCCAGGGAGAACCACCAG TGGTATGTCTGCAACACTGAACAGTTGTCTGAATCCCTTCAGCCCATTTTTGTCCAGAGTTACCTTGACCAAGGAACACAGATCTTCTTAAACAACAGCATTGAGAAGTCAGGCTGGCTGTTCATCCAACTCTATCACTCATTTGTGTCCTCTATTTTTAGCCTTTTTATGTCTAGAACATCTATCAATGG gctgctgggaaggggctcaATGTTTGTGTTTTCCCCGGAACAATTTCAAAGACTGCTTAAAATAAATCCTGAATGGAAATCCCACAGACTTCTCGATTTAGGGGCTGGAGATGGAGAAGTCACTAAAGTTATGAGTCCTCACTTTGAAGAAATCTATGCCACTGAATTGTCTGAAACTATGATATGGCAgcttcagaagaagaaatacag GGTGCTTGGTATAAATGAATGGCAAAACACAGGATTTCAGTATGATGTTATCAGCTGTTTGAATTTGCTGGATCGCTGTGATCAGCCACTGACCGTGTTAAAAGACATTAGAAGTGTACTGGAGCCAACCAGAGGCAGAGTCATCCTAGCACTGGTTCTGCCATTTCACCCCTATGTGGAAAATG TAGGTGGCAAGTGGGAAAAGCCCTCAGAAGTTTTGGAAATCAAAGGGCACACTTGGGAAGAACAGGTGAACAGCCTGCCAGAAGTTTTCAgtaaagctggttttgccatagAGGCTTTCACCAGACTGCCCTACCTCTGTGAAGGTGACATGTACAATGACTACTACGTGCTGGATGATGCTGTCTTCGTCCTCAGGCCAGTGTAA
- the LOC120759913 gene encoding transmembrane protein 180-like isoform X2: MKILWGIHANALAYSMTTLGAGMMNSIFNFYYVKLFLNRYKISESAFHVAQVVFMIWNAINDPLFGYIQDNSRLKCCARRQFSILYGAPLYGLAFLLPWFPWRRYEEGDWLSGLHLIIALCAFDGLLTFVLLAQCALFAESSPRHDSRLRLIKYSQVATLIGSTSVLFCGLVSDNMENFAYFQAFTVLIAALATACMCCTGKYTTSQYEHRDIHTEDANVENGDGAFSLASVVSLTKQIVTEKNFLCFVTMNFFQVFHLAFYNNFMMIFADNLIPKDVLSSSVRSIMYGAGFICPQCLVLLSHALLKKFGYYRIILFSFYYEGVAAAVMCLLGQEHYYLLAFYVTTNMVIVQASFSLFNLPLADIVDADLIKHKRRLPLSSMVFGTNALFTKPAQSLAPMVVVTILNHYGYYNLNNVPGHPDIRSFLDLHDAMFYLVCLVPLCIAVLQILTWTPFSIQNSHLAAPQ, translated from the exons ATGAAGATTCTTTGGGGAATTCATGCTAATGCACTGGCATATTCCATGACTACCTTAGGTGCTGGAATGATgaacagcatttttaatttctactaCGTTAAGCTTTTCCTAAACCGATACAAAATTTCAGAAAGCGCATTTCATGTAGCACAG GTTGTGTTCATGATCTGGAATGCCATCAACGATCCCCTTTTCGGGTACATCCAGGACAACTCGCGGCTGAAGTGCTGCGCAAGGCGCCAGTTCTCGATTTTGTACGGAGCGCCTCTGTACGGCTTGgccttcctgctgccctggtTCCCCTGGAGGCGCTACGAGGAGGGGGACTGGCTGAGCGGCCTGCACCTCATCATCGCGCTGTGCGCCTTCGACGGCCTGCTGACCTTCGTGCTGCTGGCGCAGTGCGCGCTCTTCGCCGAGAGCTCCCCCAGGCACGACAGCCGGCTCCGGCTCATCAAGTACAGCCAAGTGGCGACGTTAATCGGCTCCACGAGCGTTCTCTTTTGCGGGCTCGTATCGGATAATATGGAAAACTTCGCTTATTTTCAGGCTTTCACCGTTTTGATCGCGGCGCTGGCCACGGCTTGTATGTGTTGCACAGGTAAATACACCACAAGTCAATATGAGCACAGAGACATTCATACAGAGGATGCTAACGTGGAAAACGGTGATGGAGCTTTCTCCCTGGCCTCAGTAGTTTCATTGACGAAACAGATCGTGACAGAGAAGaactttctgtgttttgtaacaATGAACTTCTTCCAAGTCTTCCACCTAGCCTTCTACAACAATTTTATGATGATCTTTGCGGATAATCTCATTCCTAAGGATGTCCTTTCGTCCTCAGTAAGAAGTATCATGTATGGAGCAGGTTTTATTTGTCCTCAG TGCCTTGTTCTTCTCAGTCATGCTTTGTTGAAGAAGTTTGGTTATTACAGAAtcatcttgttttccttttactaTGAAGGAGTAGCTGCTGCTGTCATGTGTCTTCTAGGGCAAGAACACTATTATCTGCTGGCATTTTATGTCACAACAAACAT ggTAATTGTGCAAGCTTCATTTAGCTTGTTCAATTTGCCTTTGGCAGATATTGTTGATGCAGATTTAATAAAGCACAAGAGGAG ATTACCACTTTCCTCTATGGTTTTTGGTACCAATGCTTTATTTACCAAGCCTGCCCAATCTTTGGCTCCAATGGTTGTGGTTACAATACTAAATCATTATGGATATTATAACCTGAATAATGTACCTGGTCATCCTGATATAAG GTCGTTTTTAGATCTCCATGATGCCATGTTCTACCTCGTCTGCCTGGTTCCCCTCTGCATTGCAGTCCTACAGATCCTGACCTGGACTCCATTTTCCATCCAGAACAGCCACCTGGCAGCTCCACAGTAA
- the LOC120759807 gene encoding LOW QUALITY PROTEIN: uncharacterized protein LOC120759807 (The sequence of the model RefSeq protein was modified relative to this genomic sequence to represent the inferred CDS: inserted 2 bases in 1 codon) — MSAAACGGAGLAQPGSVRRDPAWRPGAGRLSARVWEGSAERGACSPKRAGSIPAPPSSGRRSPPPLFRTKRREPRFLSGDLLRKTSVTSPFLTDESFQRSIPASSPIPAPPGAQPHSARGAGTGLCGRPLSVSPQCCPSGAAARVFWLPSKCGQSRQKDEEDPCVQPVCQGCEHCTAVWDPERQSRRISASVPQAAFAIISRNPLFFXLESCSNFF, encoded by the exons ATGTCGGCTGCGGCTTGCGgcggagcagggctggcacagcccggA AGCGTGAGGAGGGACCCGGCGTGGCGTCCAGGTGCGGGCCGCCTCTCCGCCCGAGTGTGGGAGGGGAGTGCGGAGCGGGGAGCCTGCAGCCCGAAAAGGGCCGGCTCCATCCCCGCACCTCCGTCGAGCGGCCGCCGCTCGCCCCCGCCTCTTTTCCGCACAAAGCGGAGGGAGCCGCGTTTCCTGTCCGGGGACCTGCTGAGGAAAACGAGCGTAACTTCCCCGTTCTTAACAGACGAGTCCTTCCAAAGGTCCATTCCTGCGAGCTCCCCGATCCCCGCGCCTCCAGGAGCGCAGCCCCACAGCGCTCGCGGAGCGGGCACCGGCCTCTGTGGGCGCCCCCTGAGCGTTTCCCCTCAGTGCTGCCCCTCGGGAGCAGCAGCGCGTGTGTTCTGGCTTCCGTCTAAATGTGGTCAGTCACGCCAGAAGGATGAGGAAGATCCGTGTGTCCAACCAGTCTGTCAGGGCTGTGAGCATTGCACAGCGGTTTGGGACCCAGAACGGCAGAGCAGGAGGATATCAGCTAGCGTGCCTCAGGCAGCGTTTGCTATTATCTCTCGGAATCCACTTTTCTT TTTAGAATCTtgctctaatttcttttaa
- the LOC120759913 gene encoding transmembrane protein 180-like isoform X1: protein MKILWGIHANALAYSMTTLGAGMMNSIFNFYYVKLFLNRYKISESAFHVAQVVFMIWNAINDPLFGYIQDNSRLKCCARRQFSILYGAPLYGLAFLLPWFPWRRYEEGDWLSGLHLIIALCAFDGLLTFVLLAQCALFAESSPRHDSRLRLIKYSQVATLIGSTSVLFCGLVSDNMENFAYFQAFTVLIAALATACMCCTGKYTTSQYEHRDIHTEDANVENGDGAFSLASVVSLTKQIVTEKNFLCFVTMNFFQVFHLAFYNNFMMIFADNLIPKDVLSSSVRSIMYGAGFICPQCLVLLSHALLKKFGYYRIILFSFYYEGVAAAVMCLLGQEHYYLLAFYVTTNMVIVQASFSLFNLPLADIVDADLIKHKRRLPLSSMVFGTNALFTKPAQSLAPMVVVTILNHYGYYNLNNVPGHPDISRSFLDLHDAMFYLVCLVPLCIAVLQILTWTPFSIQNSHLAAPQ, encoded by the exons ATGAAGATTCTTTGGGGAATTCATGCTAATGCACTGGCATATTCCATGACTACCTTAGGTGCTGGAATGATgaacagcatttttaatttctactaCGTTAAGCTTTTCCTAAACCGATACAAAATTTCAGAAAGCGCATTTCATGTAGCACAG GTTGTGTTCATGATCTGGAATGCCATCAACGATCCCCTTTTCGGGTACATCCAGGACAACTCGCGGCTGAAGTGCTGCGCAAGGCGCCAGTTCTCGATTTTGTACGGAGCGCCTCTGTACGGCTTGgccttcctgctgccctggtTCCCCTGGAGGCGCTACGAGGAGGGGGACTGGCTGAGCGGCCTGCACCTCATCATCGCGCTGTGCGCCTTCGACGGCCTGCTGACCTTCGTGCTGCTGGCGCAGTGCGCGCTCTTCGCCGAGAGCTCCCCCAGGCACGACAGCCGGCTCCGGCTCATCAAGTACAGCCAAGTGGCGACGTTAATCGGCTCCACGAGCGTTCTCTTTTGCGGGCTCGTATCGGATAATATGGAAAACTTCGCTTATTTTCAGGCTTTCACCGTTTTGATCGCGGCGCTGGCCACGGCTTGTATGTGTTGCACAGGTAAATACACCACAAGTCAATATGAGCACAGAGACATTCATACAGAGGATGCTAACGTGGAAAACGGTGATGGAGCTTTCTCCCTGGCCTCAGTAGTTTCATTGACGAAACAGATCGTGACAGAGAAGaactttctgtgttttgtaacaATGAACTTCTTCCAAGTCTTCCACCTAGCCTTCTACAACAATTTTATGATGATCTTTGCGGATAATCTCATTCCTAAGGATGTCCTTTCGTCCTCAGTAAGAAGTATCATGTATGGAGCAGGTTTTATTTGTCCTCAG TGCCTTGTTCTTCTCAGTCATGCTTTGTTGAAGAAGTTTGGTTATTACAGAAtcatcttgttttccttttactaTGAAGGAGTAGCTGCTGCTGTCATGTGTCTTCTAGGGCAAGAACACTATTATCTGCTGGCATTTTATGTCACAACAAACAT ggTAATTGTGCAAGCTTCATTTAGCTTGTTCAATTTGCCTTTGGCAGATATTGTTGATGCAGATTTAATAAAGCACAAGAGGAG ATTACCACTTTCCTCTATGGTTTTTGGTACCAATGCTTTATTTACCAAGCCTGCCCAATCTTTGGCTCCAATGGTTGTGGTTACAATACTAAATCATTATGGATATTATAACCTGAATAATGTACCTGGTCATCCTGATATAAG CAGGTCGTTTTTAGATCTCCATGATGCCATGTTCTACCTCGTCTGCCTGGTTCCCCTCTGCATTGCAGTCCTACAGATCCTGACCTGGACTCCATTTTCCATCCAGAACAGCCACCTGGCAGCTCCACAGTAA
- the IGSF6 gene encoding immunoglobulin superfamily member 6 isoform X2, whose product MASFNKLKNVLMLAFEWILYSAGVAGHCRVTVTQPRFQQADSSMNNVSLTCTFSASGCSSSSPEVLWFRFLTNTHQDLCTPGCTDHQKYKVHSSEKNILLEIKDLTVDDSAVYICGIAFSDSDSPLSKQTGDGTVLTVTGSGKQHSNGKFISMIIVSSLLFLYSSAVLTSFVLYKLKPKLLKKSGKDQTTENCKINSSRKIFQAIAQELQRQRYAQHCQHPDDLEDDTVYQNR is encoded by the exons ATGGCATCtttcaacaaattaaaaaatgtgctAATGCTGGCGTTTGAATGGATCCTGTACAGTGCTG GTGTTGCAGGTCACTGCCGAGTCACTGTAACACAGCCCAGGTTTCAGCAAGCTGACTCCTCCATGAACAATGTGTCCCTAACATGCACTTTCTCCGCCTCTGGATGCTCCTCGTCCTCACCTGAAGTTCTGTGGTTTCGCTTTTTAACTAATACACATCAGGATTTGTGTACTCCTGGATGCACAGATCATCAGAAGTACAAAGTACATTCatcagaaaagaacattttacttGAGATAAAAGATCTGACTGTAGATGACAGCGCTGTTTATATCTGTGGAATAGCATTTTCAGACTCAGATTCACCCCTTTCTAAACAAACAGGAGATGGAACAGTACTAACAGTAACAG GATCAGGGAAGCAGCACAGCAATGGAAAATTCATCTCCATGATCATCGTGTCGTCCTTACTGTTCCtgtacagctctgctgtgctcactTCCTTTGTGCTCTACAAG tTAAAACCAAAGTTGCTAAAGAAAAGTGGGAAAGACCAAACAACAGAGAACTGT aaaataaatagcagCCGAAAAATTTTTCAAGCAATTGCTCAAGAACTTCAAAGGCAGAGATATGCTCAACACTGCCAACACCCT GATGATTTGGAAGATGACACTGTTTATCAGAACAGATGA
- the IGSF6 gene encoding immunoglobulin superfamily member 6 isoform X1 produces the protein MASFNKLKNVLMLAFEWILYSAGVAGHCRVTVTQPRFQQADSSMNNVSLTCTFSASGCSSSSPEVLWFRFLTNTHQDLCTPGCTDHQKYKVHSSEKNILLEIKDLTVDDSAVYICGIAFSDSDSPLSKQTGDGTVLTVTGSGKQHSNGKFISMIIVSSLLFLYSSAVLTSFVLYKLKPKLLKKSGKDQTTENCKINSSRKIFQAIAQELQRQRYAQHCQHPVSIHPPIPKLMGKKRKQKVLGVYCIYFL, from the exons ATGGCATCtttcaacaaattaaaaaatgtgctAATGCTGGCGTTTGAATGGATCCTGTACAGTGCTG GTGTTGCAGGTCACTGCCGAGTCACTGTAACACAGCCCAGGTTTCAGCAAGCTGACTCCTCCATGAACAATGTGTCCCTAACATGCACTTTCTCCGCCTCTGGATGCTCCTCGTCCTCACCTGAAGTTCTGTGGTTTCGCTTTTTAACTAATACACATCAGGATTTGTGTACTCCTGGATGCACAGATCATCAGAAGTACAAAGTACATTCatcagaaaagaacattttacttGAGATAAAAGATCTGACTGTAGATGACAGCGCTGTTTATATCTGTGGAATAGCATTTTCAGACTCAGATTCACCCCTTTCTAAACAAACAGGAGATGGAACAGTACTAACAGTAACAG GATCAGGGAAGCAGCACAGCAATGGAAAATTCATCTCCATGATCATCGTGTCGTCCTTACTGTTCCtgtacagctctgctgtgctcactTCCTTTGTGCTCTACAAG tTAAAACCAAAGTTGCTAAAGAAAAGTGGGAAAGACCAAACAACAGAGAACTGT aaaataaatagcagCCGAAAAATTTTTCAAGCAATTGCTCAAGAACTTCAAAGGCAGAGATATGCTCAACACTGCCAACACCCTGTGAGTATCCACCCACCAATACCTaaacttatggggaaaaagagaaaacaaaaggttttagGAGTTTACTGTATCTATTTCCTTTAG
- the METTL9 gene encoding protein-L-histidine N-pros-methyltransferase isoform X4 — translation MRLWLCWLGCYTLLLWVLRRTMWAGPARYLRSPLSRSLYVNMMGSHRQPAPGARENHQWYVCNTEQLSESLQPIFVQSYLDQGTQIFLNNSIEKSGWLFIQLYHSFVSSIFSLFMSRTSINGLLGRGSMFVFSPEQFQRLLKINPEWKSHRLLDLGAGDGEVTKVMSPHFEEIYATELSETMIWQLQKKKYRVLGINEWQNTGFQYDVISCLNLLDRCDQPLTVLKDIRSVLEPTRGRVILALVLPFHPYVENGGKWEKPSEVLEIKGHTWEEQVNSLPEVFSKAGFAIEAFTRLPYLCEGDMYNDYYVLDDAVFVLRPV, via the exons ATGAgactgtggctgtgctggctgggctgctacaccctgctcctctgggtGCTGAGGAGGACGATGTGGGCTGGCCCGGCCCGGTACCTGCGGAGCCCTTTATCCAGGTCCCTCTACGTGAATATGATGGGCAGCCACCGCCAGCCAGCCCCGGGCGCCAGGGAGAACCACCAG TGGTATGTCTGCAACACTGAACAGTTGTCTGAATCCCTTCAGCCCATTTTTGTCCAGAGTTACCTTGACCAAGGAACACAGATCTTCTTAAACAACAGCATTGAGAAGTCAGGCTGGCTGTTCATCCAACTCTATCACTCATTTGTGTCCTCTATTTTTAGCCTTTTTATGTCTAGAACATCTATCAATGG gctgctgggaaggggctcaATGTTTGTGTTTTCCCCGGAACAATTTCAAAGACTGCTTAAAATAAATCCTGAATGGAAATCCCACAGACTTCTCGATTTAGGGGCTGGAGATGGAGAAGTCACTAAAGTTATGAGTCCTCACTTTGAAGAAATCTATGCCACTGAATTGTCTGAAACTATGATATGGCAgcttcagaagaagaaatacag GGTGCTTGGTATAAATGAATGGCAAAACACAGGATTTCAGTATGATGTTATCAGCTGTTTGAATTTGCTGGATCGCTGTGATCAGCCACTGACCGTGTTAAAAGACATTAGAAGTGTACTGGAGCCAACCAGAGGCAGAGTCATCCTAGCACTGGTTCTGCCATTTCACCCCTATGTGGAAAATG GTGGCAAGTGGGAAAAGCCCTCAGAAGTTTTGGAAATCAAAGGGCACACTTGGGAAGAACAGGTGAACAGCCTGCCAGAAGTTTTCAgtaaagctggttttgccatagAGGCTTTCACCAGACTGCCCTACCTCTGTGAAGGTGACATGTACAATGACTACTACGTGCTGGATGATGCTGTCTTCGTCCTCAGGCCAGTGTAA
- the METTL9 gene encoding protein-L-histidine N-pros-methyltransferase isoform X1 has product MRLWLCWLGCYTLLLWVLRRTMWAGPARYLRSPLSRSLYVNMMGSHRQPAPGARENHQWYVCNTEQLSESLQPIFVQSYLDQGTQIFLNNSIEKSGWLFIQLYHSFVSSIFSLFMSRTSINGLLGRGSMFVFSPEQFQRLLKINPEWKSHRLLDLGAGDGEVTKVMSPHFEEIYATELSETMIWQLQKKKYRVLGINEWQNTGFQYDVISCLNLLDRCDQPLTVLKDIRSVLEPTRGRVILALVLPFHPYVENVGGKWEKPSEVLEIKGHTWEEQVNSLPEVFSKAGFAIEAFTRLPYLCEGDMYNDYYVLDDAVFVLRPVS; this is encoded by the exons ATGAgactgtggctgtgctggctgggctgctacaccctgctcctctgggtGCTGAGGAGGACGATGTGGGCTGGCCCGGCCCGGTACCTGCGGAGCCCTTTATCCAGGTCCCTCTACGTGAATATGATGGGCAGCCACCGCCAGCCAGCCCCGGGCGCCAGGGAGAACCACCAG TGGTATGTCTGCAACACTGAACAGTTGTCTGAATCCCTTCAGCCCATTTTTGTCCAGAGTTACCTTGACCAAGGAACACAGATCTTCTTAAACAACAGCATTGAGAAGTCAGGCTGGCTGTTCATCCAACTCTATCACTCATTTGTGTCCTCTATTTTTAGCCTTTTTATGTCTAGAACATCTATCAATGG gctgctgggaaggggctcaATGTTTGTGTTTTCCCCGGAACAATTTCAAAGACTGCTTAAAATAAATCCTGAATGGAAATCCCACAGACTTCTCGATTTAGGGGCTGGAGATGGAGAAGTCACTAAAGTTATGAGTCCTCACTTTGAAGAAATCTATGCCACTGAATTGTCTGAAACTATGATATGGCAgcttcagaagaagaaatacag GGTGCTTGGTATAAATGAATGGCAAAACACAGGATTTCAGTATGATGTTATCAGCTGTTTGAATTTGCTGGATCGCTGTGATCAGCCACTGACCGTGTTAAAAGACATTAGAAGTGTACTGGAGCCAACCAGAGGCAGAGTCATCCTAGCACTGGTTCTGCCATTTCACCCCTATGTGGAAAATG TAGGTGGCAAGTGGGAAAAGCCCTCAGAAGTTTTGGAAATCAAAGGGCACACTTGGGAAGAACAGGTGAACAGCCTGCCAGAAGTTTTCAgtaaagctggttttgccatagAGGCTTTCACCAGACTGCCCTACCTCTGTGAAGGTGACATGTACAATGACTACTACGTGCTGGATGATGCTGTCTTCGTCCTCAGGCCAGT CTCTTAA
- the METTL9 gene encoding protein-L-histidine N-pros-methyltransferase isoform X2, whose amino-acid sequence MRLWLCWLGCYTLLLWVLRRTMWAGPARYLRSPLSRSLYVNMMGSHRQPAPGARENHQWYVCNTEQLSESLQPIFVQSYLDQGTQIFLNNSIEKSGWLFIQLYHSFVSSIFSLFMSRTSINGLLGRGSMFVFSPEQFQRLLKINPEWKSHRLLDLGAGDGEVTKVMSPHFEEIYATELSETMIWQLQKKKYRVLGINEWQNTGFQYDVISCLNLLDRCDQPLTVLKDIRSVLEPTRGRVILALVLPFHPYVENGGKWEKPSEVLEIKGHTWEEQVNSLPEVFSKAGFAIEAFTRLPYLCEGDMYNDYYVLDDAVFVLRPVS is encoded by the exons ATGAgactgtggctgtgctggctgggctgctacaccctgctcctctgggtGCTGAGGAGGACGATGTGGGCTGGCCCGGCCCGGTACCTGCGGAGCCCTTTATCCAGGTCCCTCTACGTGAATATGATGGGCAGCCACCGCCAGCCAGCCCCGGGCGCCAGGGAGAACCACCAG TGGTATGTCTGCAACACTGAACAGTTGTCTGAATCCCTTCAGCCCATTTTTGTCCAGAGTTACCTTGACCAAGGAACACAGATCTTCTTAAACAACAGCATTGAGAAGTCAGGCTGGCTGTTCATCCAACTCTATCACTCATTTGTGTCCTCTATTTTTAGCCTTTTTATGTCTAGAACATCTATCAATGG gctgctgggaaggggctcaATGTTTGTGTTTTCCCCGGAACAATTTCAAAGACTGCTTAAAATAAATCCTGAATGGAAATCCCACAGACTTCTCGATTTAGGGGCTGGAGATGGAGAAGTCACTAAAGTTATGAGTCCTCACTTTGAAGAAATCTATGCCACTGAATTGTCTGAAACTATGATATGGCAgcttcagaagaagaaatacag GGTGCTTGGTATAAATGAATGGCAAAACACAGGATTTCAGTATGATGTTATCAGCTGTTTGAATTTGCTGGATCGCTGTGATCAGCCACTGACCGTGTTAAAAGACATTAGAAGTGTACTGGAGCCAACCAGAGGCAGAGTCATCCTAGCACTGGTTCTGCCATTTCACCCCTATGTGGAAAATG GTGGCAAGTGGGAAAAGCCCTCAGAAGTTTTGGAAATCAAAGGGCACACTTGGGAAGAACAGGTGAACAGCCTGCCAGAAGTTTTCAgtaaagctggttttgccatagAGGCTTTCACCAGACTGCCCTACCTCTGTGAAGGTGACATGTACAATGACTACTACGTGCTGGATGATGCTGTCTTCGTCCTCAGGCCAGT CTCTTAA
- the METTL9 gene encoding protein-L-histidine N-pros-methyltransferase isoform X5, whose protein sequence is MRLWLCWLGCYTLLLWVLRRTMWAGPARYLRSPLSRSLYVNMMGSHRQPAPGARENHQWYVCNTEQLSESLQPIFVQSYLDQGTQIFLNNSIEKSGWLFIQLYHSFVSSIFSLFMSRTSINGLLGRGSMFVFSPEQFQRLLKINPEWKSHRLLDLGAGDGEVTKVMSPHFEEIYATELSETMIWQLQKKKYRVLGINEWQNTGFQYDVISCLNLLDRCDQPLTVLKDIRSVLEPTRGRVILALVLPFHPYVENEYIVGTKKPLKY, encoded by the exons ATGAgactgtggctgtgctggctgggctgctacaccctgctcctctgggtGCTGAGGAGGACGATGTGGGCTGGCCCGGCCCGGTACCTGCGGAGCCCTTTATCCAGGTCCCTCTACGTGAATATGATGGGCAGCCACCGCCAGCCAGCCCCGGGCGCCAGGGAGAACCACCAG TGGTATGTCTGCAACACTGAACAGTTGTCTGAATCCCTTCAGCCCATTTTTGTCCAGAGTTACCTTGACCAAGGAACACAGATCTTCTTAAACAACAGCATTGAGAAGTCAGGCTGGCTGTTCATCCAACTCTATCACTCATTTGTGTCCTCTATTTTTAGCCTTTTTATGTCTAGAACATCTATCAATGG gctgctgggaaggggctcaATGTTTGTGTTTTCCCCGGAACAATTTCAAAGACTGCTTAAAATAAATCCTGAATGGAAATCCCACAGACTTCTCGATTTAGGGGCTGGAGATGGAGAAGTCACTAAAGTTATGAGTCCTCACTTTGAAGAAATCTATGCCACTGAATTGTCTGAAACTATGATATGGCAgcttcagaagaagaaatacag GGTGCTTGGTATAAATGAATGGCAAAACACAGGATTTCAGTATGATGTTATCAGCTGTTTGAATTTGCTGGATCGCTGTGATCAGCCACTGACCGTGTTAAAAGACATTAGAAGTGTACTGGAGCCAACCAGAGGCAGAGTCATCCTAGCACTGGTTCTGCCATTTCACCCCTATGTGGAAAATG AATACATTGTTGgcaccaaaaaacccctcaaatacTGA